The Lachnospiraceae bacterium oral taxon 500 genome window below encodes:
- the trmB gene encoding tRNA (guanosine(46)-N7)-methyltransferase TrmB, which yields MRLRKIAGADEAAAGHSRVWPAQEAAVRLAEFAGGRKIYLEIGMGKGDFLLGMAAKYRESFFLGMEKYSSVLIKALAKYDKLEPKPDNIGFLWEDAREMDTFFRPASLDGIYLNFSDPWPKERYAKRRLTAPGFLKLYAGLLKPGSTVEFKTDNEALFHFSIDSFGQDSNWEIEKVYWDLHREVPPIENVMTEYEKKFSEKGQPIYKLTARLKVPVKAMTMLN from the coding sequence ATGCGATTACGAAAAATAGCCGGTGCCGATGAGGCGGCAGCCGGACATAGCCGGGTTTGGCCGGCGCAGGAAGCAGCGGTAAGGCTGGCTGAGTTTGCCGGCGGCCGGAAGATTTATTTGGAAATCGGTATGGGCAAAGGCGATTTTCTCTTGGGTATGGCGGCCAAATACAGGGAAAGTTTTTTTCTGGGGATGGAGAAGTATTCCTCCGTGCTGATCAAGGCGCTGGCGAAATACGACAAGCTGGAGCCGAAGCCAGATAATATCGGCTTTTTATGGGAGGATGCCAGAGAAATGGACACCTTTTTCCGGCCGGCATCACTGGACGGTATTTATTTGAACTTCTCCGACCCGTGGCCGAAGGAGCGCTATGCCAAAAGGCGTCTGACGGCGCCGGGCTTTTTGAAGCTTTATGCCGGACTGTTAAAGCCGGGGAGTACAGTCGAGTTTAAAACCGATAATGAGGCTTTGTTTCATTTTTCCATAGACAGCTTTGGACAGGATTCAAACTGGGAAATTGAAAAAGTTTATTGGGATTTGCATCGGGAAGTTCCGCCGATAGAAAATGTGATGACCGAGTATGAGAAAAAGTTCTCAGAAAAAGGGCAGCCAATTTATAAACTGACTGCCCGGTTAAAAGTGCCTGTGAAAGCAATGACAATGCTAAACTAA